From Thermoanaerobaculia bacterium:
GCTCCCGGGATCTCGAGGAACTGGTGGGCGCGATGCTTGTGGTCGATGATGACCGCGATGAGCGGCGGGTCCGGCGACACGGAGACGAAGGCCGAGACCGTCAGGCCATGGATCTCCCCGCCCGACTTCAGGGTCACGAGCGTGACTCCGGCGGGAAAGTGACGCAGGGCGTCGCGGAAGGCATCGGCGGAGACGGGCATGGCTCTGGAGGCTCAGATGGCTCGGAAGGCTCGGATGGCTCGGATGGCGCAGGTCCCGGGCAGGGACGGTTTGCTCGAACCCAAGAGGGGAGTTTATCCTCGTTTGTCAGGAGAATCCGTGAGCGATACGACGACACGCGGCATCCGCATCGAGGTCGAGAGCGAATACGAGCCCGAACGGAGCTCGCCTTTCGAGAGTTATTTCTTCTTTTCCTACCATGTGAGGATCTCGAATCTCGGTGAGGCGACGGCGCAGCTGCTCTCGCGGGTCTGGATCATCACCGACTCCGACGGCGAGGTGCAGACGGTCGAGGGCCCAGGAGTGGTCGGAGAGACTCCGGTGCTCGCCCCCGGTGAGACCTTCGAGTACACGAGCTTCTGCCCGCTCAAGACTGCGGTGGGCGCCATGGAAGGGCACTACGAGATGCGTCTCGTCGACACCGGCGAGACCTTCCCGGCTGAAATCGCTCCGTTCACGCTCGCCGTTCCCGGATCGGTGAATTGAATCGGCGGAGTGCCGACTGCTGCCCACGGCTGCGCGCTTTCGTCCGGCGGATCGTTCCCGGGCCGATGCGGGCGGCTTTGCGCCGCACCGTCGCCGACCTGGGACACCGGCGGCGGGACCTCGTCCCCGACCTGCGGGAGCGCCTTTTCCCCGCGCCCGGTCTGCCGCTGCCCCCGGCCCGGCTCCGGCATCGTGTCGGGCCCAACAGCTCGCGCGCCGAGTTCCTGCACGTCGGAGCGCTCTGCGCCGCCGACCTGATGAAGGTCTACGCGCAACTGGGGCGGCCTGCCGAGGGCGACCGTCGCTGGCTCGACTTCGGTTGCGGGTGCGGCCGAGTCGCGCGGCATCTGATCGGAAACGAAGCCTCTCGCCAGGCCGGGATCGACTACAGTGGCGTCGACGTGGACCGCTCGCAGATCGACTGGGCGGCGCGCCATCTCGGCGGCCGATTCGAGGTCATTCCCACGGCGCCCCCGACGGCTTTGGCGAGCGGCAGTTACGACCTGATCTTCACGATCTCCGTCTTCACTCACCTGGACGAGGCCATGCAGGACGCCTGGCTGGCCGAGCTCACCCGCCTCCTGCGCCCCGGCGGACTCCTTCTCGCGACGACCCACGCCCCGGAGATCGCCCGCACCAGCCCCGGAGTCACCGCGCCGGAGCTCGAGCTTCTCGAGCGGACCGGCTTCCTCTTCCGCCCGAGCGTCGGACCGTTCAACGAACAGTCGGCATTCCATTCCGAGGCCTACCTGCGGGAGAACTGGGCGCGGCAGCTCCAACCCCGCGGTTTCTTTCCTTTCGCCCTCGGGAGCTTTCAGGACATTTCCGCCTGGGAAAGGGCCTGACCGGCCCAGGACGATGGGGGCCGTCGAGTGCGGGAACCTTTTCCCCGAGCCGGGTCTCTTCGCAGGTGTAGTGCCCGGCATCGCCTGGTGCGATGCCGCTCCATCGTGCTGGAGGCTCCCATGAAAGTACGCATCCCGTTTGCAACCCTTGCCATCGCCGCCGTCGTCGCTTCGTCTGTCGTTTTTGCGCAGGGCGGCCCCGGAGCCGGGGCCGGATCCGGGACCGGGCAGCACAACTGTCAGGGTCGTCACGCTGGCGGACCGCCGGCCTACGACCGCGCTGCCGAGACGACGGTGGCCGGCCGGGTCGCCGAGCTCCTCCCCCAGCCCTGTGCCTGCGGTGGCCTGCATCTGCGCCTCACGACGGCGGACGGCGATATCGAGGTCGCGCTCGGACCGAGCCAGTACCTCGCCGACATCGGCGCCGCCTTCCTGCCGCAGGACGAGATCCGGGTCATCGGCGCGAAGCCCTCGAACGCCGCGCCGGCCGACTTCCTGGCGCGCTCGATCAGCAAGGGCGACGCCACTTTCGAGCTGCGCGATGCCGAAGGCAAGCCGCGCTGGGCCGGCGCCGGGATGGCCTGCCCGATGCACAAGGACCGCGGCGCAGCCAATGCCGGTTGAGGGTTCGCGGAGGATCCGTTCGGGGCGATGGCGACGGCTTCTCCCGACGGTATGGGTGGCGATCGTGATCGGCGTCGCGCCCGGCACTTCCGGCGAACTGCCGGCGGTGCCGGAGGCGCAACTGGCGGTCGCCCGAACGGCGGCCGACGGTCTCGGCGCCCGCCTGCGCACTCTGCTCACGGCGGAACTGGCGCGTGGCGGCCCGCAGGGGGCGGTCGAAGCCTGCGCCGCGCAGGCCCAGGAGGCCACCTTTGAGGAAGCCGCCCGCCACGGGGTCGCGCTGCGGCGGGTTTCGCTGCAATATCGCAATCCTGCCGATGCGCCGGACGAATTCGAGCGCGCAGCGCTCGAACGGCTGGCGGCGGGGGCGCGGCAGGGGAGTCCGCCGGCCGAGATCGCCCAGGTGACGGCCGGCCCGGACGGCGGGTCGGAGCTGCGCTACCTGCGGCCGATCGTGCTGGCGGCGCCATGCCTCAGTTGCCATGGCAAGGTCGCGGAGCTCGCTCCGGGCGTCGCCGCGATCCTCGCAGAGCGCTATCCGGGCGACCTCGCGACCGGCTATTCCGCCGGCGACCTGCGTGGCGCGGTCAGCGTGCGCGTAGCGTTGCCGAAGGTGTTTCCGGCGGCTGCCGCTCCGGAGGTGCCTTGAGATGAAGAGCCCGGGCGTCGTCGGACTCTCGCCCGAGGAGTTGGAACGCCTGCTGGCGAGTGAAACGATCGTGCTGGTCGACGTGCGGGAGAAGGTCGAGCACTGGCTGGCGTACATCGCGGGTTCGCGGCTGGCGCCGCTCTCTTCCCTGCCGGTCGAGCAGTTGTCGGAAGAGGCTGGCGAGCTCGTTCTCTACTGCCGTTCCGGCAGCCGGTCGGCGAATGCCGCTGCCCGGATCGCGGCCCATGCCGGAGTCTCCGTCCGGCACCTCGAGGGCGGCCTCATGGCCTGGACCGCCTCCGGCAGGCCGGTGGCGCGCTTCGGCGGCGGCTCGGGCAGCGCTTGATCGCAGCCGCTCTCGGCGCGCTCGCGATCGGGTTGGCGCTCGGCTTCCTGGGATCGGGCGGCTCGATTCTCGCCGTTCCGGTGCTGATCTATCTCCTGGGGCAGGAGGAGAAAGTGGCGATCGCCGGCTCGCTCGCCGTCGTGGGCGCCGTCGCGGCGGCGGGGGCCATCGACGCCGCGCGCCGTGGCGCGATCGCCTGGCGCGCGGCGGTGCTCTTCGGCGGTGCCGGCTTCTTCGGCAGCTCGCTGGGGGCCCTGCTGGGTACGCGCTCGTCGGGGACGATTCAGTTGGCGCTCTTCGGCCTGGTCCTCATCGCGGCCGCCGTGGCGATGGCCTTGCGTCGCGTCCCATCGCCTTCCGAGGTTCTCGCGGCAAGCGCATCGCTCTCCGGCCAGCGTTCCGCCGGCAAGTTGGTGCTGGACGGGTTTCTGGTCGGAGGCCTGACGGGCTACGTCGGAGTGGGTGGCGGATTCGCCATCGTACCGGCTCTCACGCTGCTGGGCGGGCTACCGATGTATCTCGCGACCGGCACCAGTCTGGCCGTGATCGCGGCCAACGCCGGCACCGGCTTCGCCTGGCACCTCATGCTCAGCCCGCAACTGCTCCGGGTGCTCGACTGGCCGGTTCTCGGCGCGATCGCTCTGGTCGGCATGGTGGGCAGCCTCGCCGGCCGCCATCTCTCCAGGCGTTTCGACGATCGCGCGCTCCGCCGGGCGTTCGCCGTCGCGCTGGTTCTGCTGGCGATCTTCGTGCTGCGCGACGCCCTGCCGAGAGTTCTCTCTGCCCTCTCCTAAGCCGTTACTGCCACCGTAACCTGCGGTTCGAGCTCGACGGTCGTGCGCATCGAGCGCGCGACGAGACAGGCATCCTCGGCCTTCTGGATCAGCCGCAGCGCCTTTTCGCGGTCCGCCTCGAGAGCGACGGTGACGAGCGGACGCAGGACGATCCTGGCGATCGAGAACTTGCGGTCGTCTCCCTTCTCGAGGAACCCTTCGGCGGCGACGGAGAGTCCGAGGAACTCGAGCTTGGAGAGCTCCGCGACGGCGAGGAACGTCGTCATCCAACAGGCCGCCGCAGAGCCGACGTAGAGGTGTTCCGGCGTCCATTGTCCGCCGGGGCCGCCAAATTGCGGCGGTGAAGCGAGCCCGAGGTCCGGCAGTCCATCCGGCGAGCTTGCGATCGCCTGTTTCCCTCCGGTCGATCGGATCGAGAGCGCATAGGTGCTGTGCAGTTCGGGCATCTGGACGACCCTCCCAGGCTGGCTTCGGAGTTGTCTTGGACAGGCCGCACGTCGATGCCGCGCTGTTCCTATGGGCTAGAGCCGGATTCGGACGAGAAGGTTCCGCCTGGCTCTGATTGGCGCCGATTGGCTCCGCCTGGCGCTGACTCGTGGCCGGCGAAGTAGAGTATGCAGGATGGAGAGGTCAGGCTCAGAAAACAGCTCCGGGGCAGCGACCGTTGCCGCTCTTTTCGAGAGCGAGGGCGGGCGGGTCCACGCGCTGGCTCGCAGGCTCTGCGGCGACCGTGACGCCGACGACCTCGTGCAGGACACTTTCCTCAACGCCTTCCGGGCCATCGATCAGTTGAAGGATCTGGCGAATCCACGACCGTGGCTCTATGCCATCGCACATCGGGCCTGCTCACGGATGCGACGGCGCCGAGCCGGCGAACCGCAGCACCTCGAAGAGTTCGACGAGCTGCTGCCGCATCCGGGAGCGACCGTTCCGGATTTTTCCGGGCAGAAGGCAGGTCCGGAAGGCGACAGCCTGCGCACCGAGGCGCGCGAGCTCGTGGAGAGGGGAATCTCGGCGCTACCGGAGGCTTTTCGGATCCCGCTTCTGCTGGCAGATATCGCCGGCCTTCGGCTCGCCGAGATCGCGGCGATCCTCGACCTCCCGGAGGCCACGGTCAAGACCCGCGTCCACCGCGCCCGCCTGAAACTGCGCGCCGTTCTTGCCCAGGGGCTGCCGCAGCGCCAAGCCGGCCCGGCCTCGCAGGCGCAGGAGATCTGCCTCGACCTCCTGCGGGCACGTCTCGCGGCTTTCGATCATGGTGTGGACTTCTCGTATTCCGACGCGTCGATGTGCGAGCGGTGTCAGACCGTTTTTGCGACCCTCGCCCTGTCCGCTTCGGTTTGCGGCGCGCTCGGTCGCGACTCGCTTCCGGAGGGCTTGCGCGACCGGGTTCTCGCGACCACACGACCTTGAGCTGCGGGGGGGGGCGAGGACCGGAACCGGGAACTTTCGCGCCGTTTCGTGACTCTTATCGAAGGAATGCCGCACCTTCCTGGCGCGAGACTCTGCGGCCAGCGCGGGTGAGCAGGGGAGCCTAGAAATCCATGTCCAGCGAAGACCTCTCGCGAAGCCCGAAACCGCGAATCTGCGGCCTTGAGGGAGTGGGCCTGTCATGACCGATGCCGTTTCGGATCCGCTCTTCTGGCACCGCTTGCAGTTCGGATTCACGATCACCTTTCACTACATTTTTCCCCAGCTCACGATGGGCCTTGCCCTGCTGATCGTCGTCCTCAAGGGGATCGGTCTGCGCACGGGTCGGCCGGAGTGGAACGACGCGGCGCGATTCTGGATCCGGATCTTCGGGCTGTCGTTCGCGATGGGCGTCGTGACCGGCGTTCCGATGGAGTTCCAGTTCGGCACCAACTGGGCGGCTTTCTCCGCCCTGACGGGCGAAGTGATCGGTCAGACGCTCGCCATGGAGGGGATCTTCGCTTTCTTCCTCGAGTCGAGCTTTCTGGCGCTTCTCATCTGGGGTGAACGCCGGCTGGGTGAGCGCCGGCACTTCTTCGCCGCGGTCGCGCTCTGGGTCGGAAGCTGGCTCTCCGGCTACTTCATCGTCACCACCAACGCCTTCATGCAGCACCCGGTGGGTCACGAGATCGGCCCCGACGGCGTCTTTCACCTGGTCGATCTCTCGGTCTTCCTGTTCAACCCGTGGGCGGTCGCCCAGTATGCCCACACGATGATGGGCGCCGTGGTCACGGGCGCGTTCGCGATGGCGGCGCTCGGCGCCTTCTGGACGCTGCGCGGCGAGCACCGCGATGCCGCCCGGGTCTCGCTCGCGACCGGAGTGGTCGTTGGTCTCGCCGCCGCGATTCTCGTCGCCATGCCCACCGGCCACCTCCAGGGACGTCTCGTTGCCGAGCATCAGCCGGCAGCACTCGCCGGCATGGAGGGTCGCTTCGAGAGCGGGCCGCGCGCGCCGCTCGCCGTCATCGGCCAGCCGAACGTCGCGGAGCGCAGGCTGGACAATCCGCTGCAGCTGCCCGCGCTCCTGTCTTACATCGCCTACGGCGACTTCTCGGCGAACGTCAAGGGTCTCGACTCCTTTCCCGAAGACGAGTGGCCGACCAACATCGAGCTGCTCTACTACGGCTTCCACGTCATGGTCGGGCTGGGGTCGCTGTTCATTGCGCTGATGGCTTTGGCCGCGCTCCAGCTCGCGCGCCGGAAGCTCGCGACCAGCCGTTGGCTGCTCTGGATGCTCGCCCTCGCCTTTCCCTTTCCGTTCATCGCCAACACCGCCGGATGGATGACCGCCGAGATGGGACGCCAGCCCTGGCTGGTGTATGGCCTTCTGCGCACGGCCGAGGGCGGCTCGCCGACGGTGCATGGCGGCTCGACTCTCTTCACCACCCTCGGCTTCGCCGGGCTCTATTTCGTGCTCGGCATCCTGTTCGTGCTGCTCGTCTTGCGCGAGGTCGGCCATGGCCCGCGCCCGCTCGGCGCGCCGACGTCGCCGCCATCGCCAGTGGCAGGGCACTGAGGAGATTCCCATGGAAATGCTCTGGTTCTGGATTGCCGCGGTGATGGTGGCGGTCTACGTGGTGATGGACGGCTTCGACTTCGGCGCCGGCGCTCTCTACCTCGACGTGGCCAGGACCGACCGCGAGCGCCGACAGGTGCTGGCCGCGATCGGTCCGTTCTGGGACGGCAACGAGGTCTGGCTGCTCGCGGCTGGAGGCGTCCTCTTCCTCGCTTTCCCGAAGGTGCTCGCCTCGGGTCTCTCGGGCCTCTATCTCGCGATCATGCTGGTGCTCTGGGTGCTCATTCTCCGCGGGATCTCGATCGAGTTCCGTTCGCACGTCGCCGACGGCATGTGGCGGAGCTTCTGGGACGGCACTCTCGCCCTCGCCTCGCTCCTCGCGCCGGTCCTTTTCGGCGCCGCGCTCGGAAATCTCCTGCGCGGCGTGCCGCTTTCCGACAAGGGGTGGTTCGCGTTGCCGCTCTTCGACTCCTTCTCGCCGACCGGAGCGCTCGGCATCCTCGACTGGTACACCGTCGTTGCCGGAGTCCTCGCGCTCGTCGCGCTCGCGCATCACGGTGCCCTGTTCCTCGCCTGGAAGACCGACGGAGCGGTGCGAGAGCGCAGCCTCGCCTGGGCCGGACGCCTCTTTCCGGCGACGGTCGTCCTCTGGCTGGCGGCGAGTGTGGCGACGGCGCGCGTCGCTCCCGAAGTCTTTGCCGGTATTCCAGGCCGCCCGCTCGCCTGGCTCGCGACCGCGCTCGCGGTCGCCGGGATCGTCGCCAGCTTCGCCGCGCGGCGCAGTGGACGCGATCTCATGGCGTTCCTCGGCTCTGCAGCCTTCCTGCTCGGAATCCTGGCGGCGACCGCGGCATCCATCTTTCCGACCATGCTCAAGTCGTCGACCGACCCGGCGCTGTCTCTGACCGCGCTCAACTCCGCAGCGGGAGCGCAGTCCCTGCGCGCCGGTCTCTACTGGTGGCCCTTCGGCCTGGTGCTCGCCATCGCCTACGTCGCCTTCCTCTTCCGCTTTCACCGCGGCAAGGTGCAGGCTGCGGCCGAAGGGGAGGGCTATTGACTCGGAAGGGCCACAGTGAAGAAGAGGCCTCGCGCTCAGCGGCGAGCGATGTGCCAGGCCTGCGTGCGACGGTTGCCGGCGCCGTCGACGACTTCGGCTTCGAGCACCATTCGGCCCGGCCGATAGGGTGAGGGCGCGATCCGCAGCGCGAGCTGCGTCGCGCCGCAGCCGACATCCCAGGCCGCGAGGCTCACCGCTGCGAGACCCGCGCCGACCACATTGGCGGGGTCCTCGCCCAGGGCCACGGCGCTGCCCGTCGTGCGCAGCTTCACCGTGGGACGGGCGGGATCGAGCGCCAGGAGCGCGGGAGCGTCGGAGGTCGCCAAAGCCGCGCAGGGAACCGGCTG
This genomic window contains:
- a CDS encoding class I SAM-dependent methyltransferase, yielding MNRRSADCCPRLRAFVRRIVPGPMRAALRRTVADLGHRRRDLVPDLRERLFPAPGLPLPPARLRHRVGPNSSRAEFLHVGALCAADLMKVYAQLGRPAEGDRRWLDFGCGCGRVARHLIGNEASRQAGIDYSGVDVDRSQIDWAARHLGGRFEVIPTAPPTALASGSYDLIFTISVFTHLDEAMQDAWLAELTRLLRPGGLLLATTHAPEIARTSPGVTAPELELLERTGFLFRPSVGPFNEQSAFHSEAYLRENWARQLQPRGFFPFALGSFQDISAWERA
- the apaG gene encoding Co2+/Mg2+ efflux protein ApaG encodes the protein MSDTTTRGIRIEVESEYEPERSSPFESYFFFSYHVRISNLGEATAQLLSRVWIITDSDGEVQTVEGPGVVGETPVLAPGETFEYTSFCPLKTAVGAMEGHYEMRLVDTGETFPAEIAPFTLAVPGSVN
- the cydB gene encoding cytochrome d ubiquinol oxidase subunit II, which gives rise to MEMLWFWIAAVMVAVYVVMDGFDFGAGALYLDVARTDRERRQVLAAIGPFWDGNEVWLLAAGGVLFLAFPKVLASGLSGLYLAIMLVLWVLILRGISIEFRSHVADGMWRSFWDGTLALASLLAPVLFGAALGNLLRGVPLSDKGWFALPLFDSFSPTGALGILDWYTVVAGVLALVALAHHGALFLAWKTDGAVRERSLAWAGRLFPATVVLWLAASVATARVAPEVFAGIPGRPLAWLATALAVAGIVASFAARRSGRDLMAFLGSAAFLLGILAATAASIFPTMLKSSTDPALSLTALNSAAGAQSLRAGLYWWPFGLVLAIAYVAFLFRFHRGKVQAAAEGEGY
- a CDS encoding cytochrome ubiquinol oxidase subunit I; amino-acid sequence: MTDAVSDPLFWHRLQFGFTITFHYIFPQLTMGLALLIVVLKGIGLRTGRPEWNDAARFWIRIFGLSFAMGVVTGVPMEFQFGTNWAAFSALTGEVIGQTLAMEGIFAFFLESSFLALLIWGERRLGERRHFFAAVALWVGSWLSGYFIVTTNAFMQHPVGHEIGPDGVFHLVDLSVFLFNPWAVAQYAHTMMGAVVTGAFAMAALGAFWTLRGEHRDAARVSLATGVVVGLAAAILVAMPTGHLQGRLVAEHQPAALAGMEGRFESGPRAPLAVIGQPNVAERRLDNPLQLPALLSYIAYGDFSANVKGLDSFPEDEWPTNIELLYYGFHVMVGLGSLFIALMALAALQLARRKLATSRWLLWMLALAFPFPFIANTAGWMTAEMGRQPWLVYGLLRTAEGGSPTVHGGSTLFTTLGFAGLYFVLGILFVLLVLREVGHGPRPLGAPTSPPSPVAGH
- a CDS encoding sulfite exporter TauE/SafE family protein gives rise to the protein MIAAALGALAIGLALGFLGSGGSILAVPVLIYLLGQEEKVAIAGSLAVVGAVAAAGAIDAARRGAIAWRAAVLFGGAGFFGSSLGALLGTRSSGTIQLALFGLVLIAAAVAMALRRVPSPSEVLAASASLSGQRSAGKLVLDGFLVGGLTGYVGVGGGFAIVPALTLLGGLPMYLATGTSLAVIAANAGTGFAWHLMLSPQLLRVLDWPVLGAIALVGMVGSLAGRHLSRRFDDRALRRAFAVALVLLAIFVLRDALPRVLSALS
- a CDS encoding RNA polymerase sigma factor, which gives rise to MERSGSENSSGAATVAALFESEGGRVHALARRLCGDRDADDLVQDTFLNAFRAIDQLKDLANPRPWLYAIAHRACSRMRRRRAGEPQHLEEFDELLPHPGATVPDFSGQKAGPEGDSLRTEARELVERGISALPEAFRIPLLLADIAGLRLAEIAAILDLPEATVKTRVHRARLKLRAVLAQGLPQRQAGPASQAQEICLDLLRARLAAFDHGVDFSYSDASMCERCQTVFATLALSASVCGALGRDSLPEGLRDRVLATTRP
- a CDS encoding rhodanese-like domain-containing protein — encoded protein: MKSPGVVGLSPEELERLLASETIVLVDVREKVEHWLAYIAGSRLAPLSSLPVEQLSEEAGELVLYCRSGSRSANAAARIAAHAGVSVRHLEGGLMAWTASGRPVARFGGGSGSA
- a CDS encoding DUF3365 domain-containing protein, which gives rise to MAIVIGVAPGTSGELPAVPEAQLAVARTAADGLGARLRTLLTAELARGGPQGAVEACAAQAQEATFEEAARHGVALRRVSLQYRNPADAPDEFERAALERLAAGARQGSPPAEIAQVTAGPDGGSELRYLRPIVLAAPCLSCHGKVAELAPGVAAILAERYPGDLATGYSAGDLRGAVSVRVALPKVFPAAAAPEVP
- a CDS encoding OsmC family protein, which produces MPELHSTYALSIRSTGGKQAIASSPDGLPDLGLASPPQFGGPGGQWTPEHLYVGSAAACWMTTFLAVAELSKLEFLGLSVAAEGFLEKGDDRKFSIARIVLRPLVTVALEADREKALRLIQKAEDACLVARSMRTTVELEPQVTVAVTA